A region of the Lycium barbarum isolate Lr01 chromosome 1, ASM1917538v2, whole genome shotgun sequence genome:
GGAAAACCAAGGCAAACCTTGCTGAGCGATCTCTCTCCATCTCCATGCCGATCGTGAACTTGTCTCAAGAGTGAGGATCTCGTAGACTAGTCGATTGGCAACTGTACTACTCACTTTAAGCAATTTTTACAGATTATCCACAGTATCAAAACCGAGAGCATAGCAAACACTAAGCCCTTCACCGCGCAAACTTGAGGAGGGAAGCTCCATAAGTTCAAGCGTAGATATATTAAAAAGTGAAACTTGATGACCCGTGTAAAGGCAAGCAAGGCCATTTATAACGGGAGTAATATCCTTATAAccaaaataaggcaaacgcactCGATGAACGAACACTTTATTCTTCCCATTTAGGGACGCGTAATAGACCCTTCAAGCGAGAATAGTCGGGCAAAAGATGGATGAGTATACCACCGCAAGGCCTATGAGCTTTCATGAATTCAGGTTGACGGATCATTGAAGACCAAGATGTCGATACACACTTAAATCTGTCCAAGGTCTTGATGGGTAGCCGAGTTAGCACTTCGAACGCAATATCAGCATGAATTTCTTTAGCGTTTACTGAACTGCACCTAGTaatcttcttcatcttcttccttTTCGAGATGTCAGAAGGGATTTCTCTCTTGATAGTAATTTTATTCATCTTCTTTGTGACTTGCGTATGCATATGCCTTGTCATCTCCCCTTTTAATGGAAGCAAACCCTCTGATAGATTCCTAACCCAAGCAGAAACTAAAACCTTGTCAGACTAGGAAGGCATTATGTATGGCGATAAATATGGTCTTGTTTAGTACTTATCAAAATATATAGAAgagtgtgtgtttgtgtgtgtgtatatatatatggggtctTGCTTAGCAGGTATAGCTACTGAAAGAGATTAAATCTATTCCTAAACCAACCAGAAATTGCAACCTCAGCAGACTAGGAAGACATTACTTTTCCCAGTAAATATGGATTAGACTAGCTGGcattaaaaaaataatcataTTTATACTTTCACTACCAACTTAAGGAAAGAAACAGAAAGGGTAATTTTTTTGAACAATTGACAATCCCCTCAAACCACCtccaatatttatttattttaattattattatttcccCCCTCCTATATGCAATGTTTATTTGTCCTTGAATATTTTAATTCCCCATCTACGTAATACTTTTTGACATTATATatagtattttatttttttcttaggTGTGTTTTACTAGTATAACTTAGATTTTATTATAGATTATCATAAATGTTAACTTAAGTTCATTAATATTGTAAGTAGAATAATACTTTTATGCATTTGTTATTAAATCTACTGCTATCTTTTATGATTGTGCCCACGTTGTTGATTtcaccgggtatgttgttgtatttttgacGGTTTTTAGTTTAATATCACATGAATTCAGTACGCATATGTCTCTCTATGTTGCGCATAAATAGCACTTTCCATTTTGCTAGCAATTCTTTAACTACATGCCTAAGTTGGGGCTGAAGGAAGCCGAAGATCTAATAATTTTTTAATTCTTAATATCCGAAGAGCTCAAGGTAGAGCTCGTTGATTAACCAATACACCACCCGATAATTTCTAACTCAACACCAAACAAATCTATATCTCAATACCAAACAAATCTatatcttatcggttggctaGCGGAATACATTTAAAAAACGATGACCGATAAATCGAACGTTAAACACAATTTCGAACCGCTAAACATAATTATCCGTCCGATAAGAAACCCTAAATTATATTATTTCGGCAAGAAATTTGAGTCACAAAACCATGTGACTAAAAACTAGTATATTGTAATGTCAAAGGGCCAACTAAGATTCACAAACATTTCCATCTTAATTGGCAGACAccgtattaaaaaataaaagatgcGAAAGAACATTAGATTTCAGTGCATAGAGCCATCAGACATCTCCACAATAAGTAATAATTAATCATTAGATTTCAGTGCACAACGCCATCAGACATCTCCACAATAAGTAAAAATTAAACATTCTTTCTTAACCCGACCAAATCATTCAGTGGGGTTATCTTCTCCATAAGACAAGTTATGTGATTAAAACATAGTCCTATCGAGCCTAGTGAGTTGGGAAGCTCAACCATCAATTTTGTAAATTTCTTGTTGACGGGATCATAAACATAAAACGGGTTTGTTTGGCGATAGTCACTTGAACTTGAACCGCAAAGCAATAACTCACCGGAAGAAAGATTCCCAATAGGCTTGACCGTATGAAAGTATCTAAGGAGTTCATCAGGCAAGTCTATATTGTGCTTGCTCCATATAGAGTTTTGTTGATCTTCTAATGCCCAAAGTTCCAAAACCGTGTCAAACTGTGTCTTCTTAACACGTGCTACGGCTAGGCGCCCTTCAAATTGACCAAATAGTATGAAACTACGCTCAAATATTGAGAATACATATGAGGGCACGCGTGGGAGGTTGAAAATTGTGAAATGCTCTTGGTGGACATCAAGGGCGAGAAGATATTGTGCCCCATTCTCGTGGAAGTTCGAAGTTCTAAATTTGCAATAGATTATACCACTCACAAAGTAACTTTGATCAGTAACAGTGGAAAACCAAGGCAACCCTTCCTGAGCGATCTCTCTCCATCTCCATGACGATCGTGAACTTGTCTCAAGAGTGAGGATCTCGTAGACTAGTCGATTGGCAACTGTACTACTCACTTTAAGCAATTTGTACAGATTATCCACAGTATCAAAACCGAGAGCATACCAAACACTAAGCCCTTCACCGCGCAAACTTGAGGAGGGAAGCTCCATAAGTTCAAGAGTAGATATATTAAAAAGTGAAACTTGATGACCCGTGTAAAGGCAAGCAAGGCCATTTATAACGGGAGTAATATCCTTATAActaaaataaggcaaacgcactCGATGAACGAACACTTCATTCTTCCCATTTAGGGACGCGTAATAGAGACCCTTCAAGCGAGAATAGTCGGGCAAAAGATGGATGAGTATACCACCGCAAGGCCTATGAGCTTTCATGAATTCAGGTTGACGGATCATTGAAGACCAAGATGTCGATACACACTTAAATCTGTCCAAGGTCTTGATGGGTAGCCGAGTTAGCACTTCGAACGCAATATCAGCATGAATTTCTCTAGCGTTTACTGAACTGCACCTAGTaatcttcttcatcttcttccttTTCGAGATGTCAGAAGGGATTTCTCTCTTGATAGTAATTTTATTCATCTTCTTTGTGACTTGCGTATGCATATGCTTTGTCATCTCCCCTTTTAATGGAAGCAAACCCTCTGATAGATTCCTAACCCAAGCAGAAACTAAAACCTTGTCAGACTAGGAAGGCATTATGTATGGCGATAAATATGGTCTTGTTTAGTACTTATCAAAATATATAGAAGAGTGTgagtttgtgtgtgtgtatatatatatggggtctTGCTTAGCAGGTATAGCTACTGAAAGAGATTAAATCTATTCCTAAACCAACCAGAAATTGAAACCTCAGCAGACTAGGAAGACATTACTCCTCCCAGTAAATATGGATTATACTAGCTggcattaaaaaaattaatcATATTTATACTTCCACTATTAATTTAAGGAAAGAAACAgaaaaggtaatttttatgaacaACTGACAATCccctaatatttatttattttaaattatttcccCCTCCTATACACAATGTTTATTTTTCCTTGACATTTTTAATTCTCCATCCACGTAATACCTTTTTGCATTATATATAgtagtattttatttttttcgtAGGTGTGTTTTACTAGTATAACTTAGATTTTATTATACATTATCATAAATGTTAACTTAAGTTCATTAACATTGTAAGTAGAATAATTCTTTTATGCATTTGTTATTAAATCTACTGCTATCTTTTATGGTTGTTCCCACATTGTGAGAtttaactgggtatgttgttgtatctTTTATGGTTGCTAGATTAATATCACATGAATTAAGTACGCATATATCTCTCTTAGTTGCGTGTAGGTATAATACATATTCAagttcctctctctctctcattctcTTACATGCACAAAAAATTCTGAGTTTCAATTGTCATCAATTAAATAATTTCTAAATTGTACTCCGTTTACTTTTACCTGTTCACTATGGACTTTGCACActccttaaaaaataataaatgaaattcaTATTTTATCATGCttctcatattaattggtgcatgaCTTCTTAAaggatttggaaaataaattcgaaggagtaattaatgctaagggtaaaacaaaagaaataaattgtttctcttgatatgcaaaagtagacaagtaaaagtgaaaatctatttttagaatagtgcaaaagtaaaagtgaacggaggtaGTAGTTTATGATTCATTTAATGTATAATTATTAATCTTTTAGAAATATCTTTTAACAAAATCTACTAGTTTAATAATT
Encoded here:
- the LOC132631045 gene encoding putative F-box protein At1g47790 — its product is MTKHMHTQVTKKMNKITIKREIPSDISKRKKMKKITRCSSVNAREIHADIAFEVLTRLPIKTLDRFKCVSTSWSSMIRQPEFMKAHRPCGGILIHLLPDYSRLKGLYYASLNGKNEVFVHRVRLPYFSYKDITPVINGLACLYTGHQVSLFNISTLELMELPSSSLRGEGLSVWYALGFDTVDNLYKLLKVSSTVANRLVYEILTLETSSRSSWRWREIAQEGLPWFSTVTDQSYFVSGIIYCKFRTSNFHENGAQYLLALDVHQEHFTIFNLPRVPSYVFSIFERSFILFGQFEGRLAVARVKKTQFDTVLELWALEDQQNSIWSKHNIDLPDELLRYFHTVKPIGNLSSGELLLCGSSSSDYRQTNPFYVYDPVNKKFTKLMVELPNSLGSIGLCFNHITCLMEKITPLNDLVGLRKNV